AAGCGGGCATTCCCCTCCTCGGCACCCCGGCCGATGCTATTGACCGCGCGGAAGATCGTGAGCGCTTTCAGGCGCTTCTGCGCAAACTGGGCCTGCGCCAGCCGGAGAACGGCATTGCCCGCAACCCGGGCGAGGCTGAAGCTATTGCTGAGAAGGTCGGTTATCCCGTTGTTGTGCGGCCCTCCTATGTTTTGGGCGGGCGCGCCATGGAAATCGTGCATGATCCGAATGGCCTGCAACGTTACCTCCTCAGCACCTTGATGCTTGCGGGCCGTGAAGTTTCGTCCGGGCCCATCCTGCTGGATCATTACCTCAATGACGCGATTGAGGCGGATGTGGACTGCATCTCGGACGGTCATGACGTCTATGTTGCTGGGGTGATGGAACATATTGAGGAAGCAGGGATCCACTCAGGTGACTCAGCCTGTTCAATCCCCCCTTATACCCTGCCCCCCTCCATCGTGACGGAATTGCGCAGCCAGACGGAAGCCATGGCCCGTGAGCTGGGCATCGTCGGTCTGATGAATGTGCAATATGCCATCAAGGATAATGAGGTCTTTGTTCTGGAGGTGAATCCCCGCGCCTCCCGGACGGCCCCCTTTGTCGCTAAAGCGACAGGTGTGCCGATTGCGAAAATCGGTGCGCTGGTCATGGCAGGCCGAAAGCTTTCCGAATTTAAGCTGGATGGTGACGCCATCGCACCGCATGTGGCGGTTAAAGAGGCTGTGTTCCCCTTCCATCGTTTTGCCGATACGGACACGATCCTCGGGCCGGAAATGCGCTCAACCGGTGAAGTTATCGGGCTGGATAGCAGCTTCGAACGCGCCTTCGCCAAAGCCCAGCTTGCGGCGGGGGTTGTCCTCCCGCAGGAGGGCACCGTGTTTCTTTCCGTCCGGGATGGTCACAAGCCTCAAATTCAGGCTTTGGGCCGCAAATTGATCGATATGGGGTTCCAGATCATGGCGACGCGCGGCACAGCGGATCGGCTTGAGGAGTCCGGTATCTCCGTCAGGCGCGTTAATAAGGTGCTGGAGGGCCGCCCCCATTGCGTCGACGCGATTCGCTCCGGTGAGGTCCAGATGGTGATCAACACGGTGACCGGTGCGCAGGCTGTGCGGGATAGCTTTGATATTCGCCGCTCTTCCCTGCTGGGCGGCGTGCCGCATTTTACCACGCTCGCCGGGGCGCGCGCCGCGATTTACGCCATCTCCGCCATGCGCGATGGCGCGCTGGAGGTGTCGCCTCTGCAATCTTATTTCAGGCGGTCATTTTGAATGAAATCTGGTGGGATGTCGCCGTTCAGGGCTGGGTCTGCAAGGCCCGGCCCGCTTCATCCGGCCATCCCCGCCCGTCCCCTATCTCTGGCGGCATGATTGCAGAGGTGATAAAAGGGGTTTAAACTTTGCGTTTTTAGACGAGGCGCACGCACGGCATCTTGTGCGCAGGAAAGACTTGGGGAAACAACGTGCAGAAAATTCCGATGACGGCCGGCGGGCTGACACGTCTTGAAGATGAGCTTCGCCGCCTTAAAAGTGAAGATCGACCCGCCGTCATCCGTGCGATTGCTGAAGCACGCTCGCATGGTGACCTTTCCGAAAACGCGGAATATCACGCTGCACGGGAACGTCAATCTTTCATCGAAGGCCGTATCCTGGAACTTGAGGACCTCATTTCCTCCGCGGAGGTTATTGACCCGGCCTCCCTCTCCGGCGACACCGTGAAATTCGGTGCGCATGTCCAGCTTGTCGATGAAGAGACCGAAAAAGAAAGCCTCTATCAGATCGTCGGCGCGCATGAGGCGGATATCAAGCAGGCGCGCATTTCAATTTCCTCTCCGCTTGCCAAGGCTCTGATTGGCAAATCCGTCGGTGACAGCGTCAGCGTCCCCGCACCGGGTGGTGACCGCACTTATGAGGTTCTTTCCGTCACCTATAAATAAGACGATCCGCTTGCCGGACCTGAGAAAGTTACATGACGAATCTGACGTTTGATGACGTTCGCGCGGCCCATGAGCGCATCCAGCGTCGTATTCTGCGCTCGCCGACTGTACCCTGTGAGGCACTTTCAAAGCGGCTCGGCACGGAAATCTGGCTGAAGCTTGAAAATCTGCAGGCCATCTCATCTTTCAAGGAGCGCGGCGCCGCCAATAAACTGGCGCTTCTGACGGAAGATGAGCGTGCGCGGGGGGTTATTGCCGTTTCAGCGGGCAATCATGCTCAGGGTGTTGCCCGCCATGCGCATCTTCTCGGCATTGACGCCACCATTGTCATGCCCCGTCACACACCCTCGGCAAAAATTGAGCGCACCCGGAAATGGGGAGCGCAGATCGTCGCGGAAGGTGAGGATTTCGCTGAAGCCTCCCTGATTGCCGAAAAGATCCTTGAGCGGGAAGGACGTGTGCTCGTCCATCCCTTTAATGACCTCGCTGTCATGGCAGGTCAGGGGACTTTTGCCATTGAATTGCTGGAGGACGCCCCGCCCCTCGATTACATTGTCCTGCCGATTGGCGGAGGCGGGCTGCTGAGTGGTTCCGCCATTGTCGCGCAATCTCTGAGTCCGCAGACGCGTATCATCGGCGTGCAGGTGGAGAGCTATGCTTCTCTCGCCCGCTTCCCCGCGGAAAGTCCTGCGCTTGGCGGCTCAACGATTGCTGAAGGCATGGCCGTCCTGAAGCTCGGTGCGCGATGTCTGGAAACGGTGCAGCCCCTTCTTGACCGTGTGCTGATCGTTTCGGAACTGGAGGTTGAAGCCGCCGTGGCGACTCTTGCCGAGCAGGCGCGTGTTGTTTCGGAGGGGGCGGGCGCCGCCGCACTGGCGGCCGTCGTGAAATATGCGGAAATCTTTGAGGGGAAACGCGTCGGGCTGCCGGTGACGGGCGGCAATATCAGCACGCGTGTTTTTGCCAATGCGCTCCTTCGGGCTTTACGCCGCGATGGACGGATTCTTTTCCTCAGTATGCAGATCCCTGACCGTCCCGGCCTGCTGGCCGATATCGCACGTCGCATCAGCGAAGCGGGCGGCAATATCATTGAGGTCTCCCATCAGCGGCTCTTTGCGGAGCCCTCCGTCCAGTCGGCTGAATTGGAGGTGATGATTGAGGCGCGAGATGGTGCCCATGCCGAGATCATTCAGCATTCCCTGTCGCAGGAATATAAGCTCATGCGTCGTTAGACAGAGAGGCGCCACGCGCGGCGAGAGGCCCCGTGACGTGGCGTCAACCTGCAAGCCTTTCCGCTGCTTCGTGACGCCACTGAAGGGTCTCAGGCGAGCAAACCCTCCGACTGAAGCTTCTCAATCACTGAGCGAATGCGATTGCCATAAGTATGCTCAGCCAGGGTGCGCTCCTGCGCGAGGCGTGAGGCGCGATACCGGGCCGCATCATCTTTGATATACTTCTCAACGACGCGTTCAAAATCGACCAGATTTGAGAAAGGCGGAATTTCCTCCGTCGTGAAATAGCGGCGCATTTCATAAGTGTCCTCATGAAACACCTGAAACGCACCGGCAGCCGCGGCTTCGAAAGTGCGGGGGCCCGGTGTTGAGGGCGTGATGACGTAGCGATTATTCTCGAAATGCAGAGAGCGCCCGAGATTGAGAACCATTTTGGAGCGCCGATAAAGCTCAATCAACTGGTCTTTCTCAATGCGCGCATCCGAGAAACCTGTGCCGAATTCGCCCCAGCCCGGCCCGATGATCTTGATATTTAGCTGAGAGAGGACCGGCATGAGGGACGCCACAACATCTTTACGGCTCGTAAAAGCGACACCGCAGAAAAGCACGTCAATCGGGCGATCACCCTCTGCCGTCAACGGGACATAATGCAATTTACGGCTGGCCGCGAGCGGCAGGTGATAAACCCGCTCACGCTGATAAAAATTATGGCCCCAATGGTCGCAGGAGAATACGACGTCAAAGTCATTTGAGATCCGATAATGCGCATCCTGCTCATAGGGATCCTCTGTTGCCCAGAAAACGGTCACCGCCCCGATTTTACGGGCTTCACGACAGACCTCACCGAAATAGGTGCTCTCCGGCAGGTAAGACCCGATGGCAAAAACGATTGTCGGTTTCAGATATTGGATAGAGGCCGCGGCGCCGCTAATATGCACGGAAGCCACATTTTCCTCACCCAGACATTCAGCCCAGCCATCCATGACAGATTCACGGACCTGTGCATTGGCCTGGGATTCAAAGCGCCCGCCGCTACAGACCAGTACACGGTGCTGCACGGCAACGCCCTCATTGAGGCTTCTCTCCACTTCCTTGCTCTTTCGCGCTTTGGGCTTCGCGTTCGTCTTTACAGCCATCAACCTGCCTAACCTCTATCAAAGCTATATTTGAGAAATCGCAAGGCTTCGCGTCAGAATTTCTTCCACACGCGCCTTGAAATCATTCGGGTCGCAATCATTCGTTACGGCAGCGAGCGCCTCCAGACGCACGCGATGCCAGATTTCCGCGTCATAATAAAGTGAAACCATCTGCCGGGCGAAGGCGCGCGGGTCACCCGCCATTGCGCTGAGGAGCGCGACATCGTTCTTCCAGCCGACCTGCCGCGCCAGAAGGTCCGTCGCGACAATCGGAATGCCGAATGACGCCGCCTCATGCACTTTGTAGGGGAGACCCCCGGCATATCGCGTCGGCGCCACGAAAACGCGATGACTGTCATAAAGCGCCTTCAGATCCCGGACAGGGCCGACACAGCGCACATAGGGTAATTCCCGCCATGCTTTGATATCGAGATCCGGGTCCATATATCCTGCAATTGTCAGGAGGGGCGGGTCATCAATCATGGCATGAAGATGGGGAAACACCTCTTCAATAAGCCATTTCAGACTGTCGAAATTCGGTGTGTCTTCCGCGTAAAGCGCTCCGACAAAGAGAAAATGATGTCGCTCCTGGAAGGGACGTTGAGTCG
This genomic stretch from Candidatus Kirkpatrickella diaphorinae harbors:
- a CDS encoding CgeB family protein — its product is MAVKTNAKPKARKSKEVERSLNEGVAVQHRVLVCSGGRFESQANAQVRESVMDGWAECLGEENVASVHISGAAASIQYLKPTIVFAIGSYLPESTYFGEVCREARKIGAVTVFWATEDPYEQDAHYRISNDFDVVFSCDHWGHNFYQRERVYHLPLAASRKLHYVPLTAEGDRPIDVLFCGVAFTSRKDVVASLMPVLSQLNIKIIGPGWGEFGTGFSDARIEKDQLIELYRRSKMVLNLGRSLHFENNRYVITPSTPGPRTFEAAAAGAFQVFHEDTYEMRRYFTTEEIPPFSNLVDFERVVEKYIKDDAARYRASRLAQERTLAEHTYGNRIRSVIEKLQSEGLLA
- the greA gene encoding transcription elongation factor GreA, whose translation is MQKIPMTAGGLTRLEDELRRLKSEDRPAVIRAIAEARSHGDLSENAEYHAARERQSFIEGRILELEDLISSAEVIDPASLSGDTVKFGAHVQLVDEETEKESLYQIVGAHEADIKQARISISSPLAKALIGKSVGDSVSVPAPGGDRTYEVLSVTYK
- a CDS encoding threonine ammonia-lyase, with translation MTNLTFDDVRAAHERIQRRILRSPTVPCEALSKRLGTEIWLKLENLQAISSFKERGAANKLALLTEDERARGVIAVSAGNHAQGVARHAHLLGIDATIVMPRHTPSAKIERTRKWGAQIVAEGEDFAEASLIAEKILEREGRVLVHPFNDLAVMAGQGTFAIELLEDAPPLDYIVLPIGGGGLLSGSAIVAQSLSPQTRIIGVQVESYASLARFPAESPALGGSTIAEGMAVLKLGARCLETVQPLLDRVLIVSELEVEAAVATLAEQARVVSEGAGAAALAAVVKYAEIFEGKRVGLPVTGGNISTRVFANALLRALRRDGRILFLSMQIPDRPGLLADIARRISEAGGNIIEVSHQRLFAEPSVQSAELEVMIEARDGAHAEIIQHSLSQEYKLMRR